The Synechococcales cyanobacterium T60_A2020_003 DNA segment GCTATCATCGTCGTTCGATTGCTGAAACTACCATGTTCCGCTTTAAGACTATTTTTGGGGGCAATCTCAGTGCACGTCAATTTGACAATCAAGCCGTGGAATTGTTCATCAAATGTGTTGCGCTCAACCGCATGATTCAGATCGCTAAACCCGATAGCTACAAGGTTGAAGGTTAATACCAGGACACTCTCAAGGCGAACCTGACCGTTTTTCTAATCATGCAACAAAGCCGTGTCAAACTAAAGTAATCTACGGATAAAAACTGCTGCTATCCATACCAT contains these protein-coding regions:
- a CDS encoding IS5/IS1182 family transposase; the encoded protein is YHRRSIAETTMFRFKTIFGGNLSARQFDNQAVELFIKCVALNRMIQIAKPDSYKVEG